In Carcharodon carcharias isolate sCarCar2 chromosome 3, sCarCar2.pri, whole genome shotgun sequence, a single window of DNA contains:
- the lrrc3b gene encoding leucine-rich repeat-containing protein 3B, which translates to MKLMDLFLARPLSMYFLLQSFVLLILCFHSASMCPKGCLCSHVSSLNVSCSNANLKEIPKDLPPETALLYLDSNQIRSVPNEIFKDLHQLKVLNLSKNVIESIEEQAFKGVADTLQTLDLSNNKIKSVHKDTFSKLKGRAQFSDNPWHCDCTLQQVLHGMPSNHEMASNIICETAALKEHTGKSFISAANEADLCNLSKKTTDVAMLVTMFGWFTMVISYVVYYVRQNQEDARRHLEYLKSLPSKQKKPEESDDISTVL; encoded by the coding sequence ATGAAGCTGATGGACCTATTCCTAGCTCGCCCCCTCTCTATGTATTTTCTGCTGCAGAGTTTTGTGCTCCTGATACTGTGCTTTCACTCAGCCAGCATGTGTCCAAAAGGCTGTTTGTGTTCTCATGTCAGTAGCTTAAATGTAAGCTGCAGCAATGCGAATCTTAAAGAGATTCCTAAAGACCTTCCTCCTGAAACTGCTTTACTTTACTTAGATTCAAATCAAATAAGGTCTGTTCCCAATGAGATTTTTAAGGACCTGCACCAGCTCAAAGTGCTTAATTTGTCCAAAAACGTTATCGAGTCCATAGAAGAACAGGCATTCAAAGGGGTGGCTGACACCTTGCAGACTCTTGATCTTTCGAACAACAAGATTAAAAGCGTACATAAAGACACATTCAGCAAACTCAAAGGCCGGGCGCAGTTTTCTGACAACCCATGGCACTGTGACTGCACCCTCCAGCAGGTGCTACATGGCATGCCCTCTAACCATGAAATGGCCAGCAACATTATCTGCGAGACAGCAGCTTTGAAGGAACATACTGGGAAATCCTTTATCAGCGCTGCAAATGAGGCTGACCTCTGTAATCTGTCTAAAAAAACAACCGATGTGGCCATGCTGGTCACTATGTTTGGCTGGTTTACCATGGTGATCTCCTACGTGGTATATTATGTACGTCAGAACCAAGAAGATGCAAGAAGGCATCTTGAGTATTTAAAATCGCTTCCAAGCAAGCAAAAGAAGCCAGAAGAATCAGATGATATTAGTACTGTACTGTAA